TACCGGATGGGAAGGTACTCAGAATCAGAATATCTTCATGATAGTAATCAACAAATCCTCGAGGTGGAAAATACTCACCAAATCTGCCTGTTGAAGCGAGTTGCGATCTTCTGGTAAATTGTTTTTCCATTTCGTTGATCAGGATAACACCACCATCTTTGCGTATAACTAAATCTCTGATATTTAAATTAAACAACTCTTTGACTTTTCCGACTTTTTTTCCTGATACTTCTGCCAGAAATTCGGGTGTAAAGTTGTGATGTATTATCATTTGCTCAGGCACCAGACCGGATTCGGGAACAGCAAATCCAAAATATCCGACTGCAGAGTTTTCATCATTCTTTGACACAAGACCCGCAATCACAACATTTTTATTAACATTATCAAAAGCTAATTTCAACTGATTCATAAACAGACCATCCGAATTGAAATAGTGTGTGGATATATCATCAGGATTACTGATTTTTAAAAGCATTAGCCGGGCTTTTGTATTATTTCTGTAAGAATCTTTTTGACCCAATATGTAAACGACCCCTTCATTGCTTACAAAAAGCTTCTGAAAGTCTTCTTTAAAATCAAATTCCTTAACAAGAATAGTAATGAGATAAATGACACTCATATCCTGATTATCCACTAATATCATATTCAGACCACCATCCATCGGTGAAAAGAGTAAAACCTTTGATTTGTCTTCAGAAAATGCAAATCGATGTTTTCCGGAAAGAATCTTACTCTTTTCCTTTATAATCGTCAACGAATCCGACAATTCTGCATATTTATCATACTTGTTGATTCTGATATAGCTGATTCCTTCATCTTTGAAGCTGTAAAAAAGATTAAAAGTTGAATCCATGCTCAACTGTCCCAAAACAGAAATATTCTTCTTTTCGAATGTGAGTTGCTTGCTTCTTTTAAATCTTAAATTCCGGTCATATATATCATAAATGTGTTCACTTCCCTGATCATGATAAAAAAGAATATGGTCATCCAGATTGGGTAAAATGTCATATGATTGGTTATTTCTGACATTGATCTCATTAGAAACAGTAACTTTCTGTGCAACCGAAAACTGAATACTCAGCAGGAACAGAAAATATATGGCGATATTTTTTTTGAAATGGATAGAATAGATTATTTGCATTGTATAAAAAATAGTGTTTTTTTTTCTGAATAAATGTATTGGCTCATATTATGTTAATGTGCATTGGTTAAAAATCTGTGATGTTTATTCGCACTATCTACACATACATTAATCAAACTTTCAAGACTAAAGTTCAGAAAAGCATCAAACAAATCTTTCAATTCATTGAATATCAGGTATTATTTAGTTCAAAATAAAAGAATTATTGAAGAAAAAAGTAACTAAAATCAATTAAATACAATAAAATAAATCACTTTGGCTTTAAGTTTATTAATTTTGCGGCTCAAAAATTTACAGCAGGCTTTATGGTCAATTTAATGGATCAAATCAATCTTGAAAATCTCCCGGAACACGTGGCGATTATTATGGATGGAAATGGCCGCTGGGCAAAGGCTCACGGTAAGCCAAGGGTCTTTGGTCATAAGAATGGAGTGAATGCAGTTCGTGAAGTGACCGAATGTGCTGCAGAACTGGGAATCAGATATTTGACATTGTATGCTTTTTCAACTGAAAATTGGGGGAGACCACAGTTTGAAGTGACAACTTTGATGGATCTTCTGGTTGAAACCATAAAAAGAGAACTGAGTACACTGAATAAAAACAACATCAAACTTCAGGCTATCGGCGATTTACAAAAACTGCCTGCCAAAACATACAAAGCTTTGATGGAAGGAATAGAAAATACAAGATTTAATACCCGTATGACTTTGGTTCTGGCGTTGAATTACAGTTCAAGATGGGAAATAACGGAAGCTGTCAAAAATATAGCATCAGAAATCCGGGAAGGAAATTTATCGGTCAGTGATATAAAAGAAGAAATTATAACACAGCATCTGTCCACTAAGGATATTCCTGATCCGGCGTTAATGATCAGAACAAGTGGTGAGTACCGGATAAGTAATTATCTCCTTTGGCAATCCGCATATTCAGAACTGTACTTTACACCGGTTTTATGGCCGGATTTCAGAAAGCAACATTTTTTTGAGGCAATTATAGATTATCAAAACAGAGAGCGTAGATTTGGCAAAATTAGTGAACAACTCCATCCTGTAAGTTAAATATAAATTAAAAAAACAGCAGTATCACTGATTGAACCGTTATAAAAAACGCAAATTAAGCTAACATAATATGAGTAT
The genomic region above belongs to Saprospiraceae bacterium and contains:
- a CDS encoding isoprenyl transferase encodes the protein MVNLMDQINLENLPEHVAIIMDGNGRWAKAHGKPRVFGHKNGVNAVREVTECAAELGIRYLTLYAFSTENWGRPQFEVTTLMDLLVETIKRELSTLNKNNIKLQAIGDLQKLPAKTYKALMEGIENTRFNTRMTLVLALNYSSRWEITEAVKNIASEIREGNLSVSDIKEEIITQHLSTKDIPDPALMIRTSGEYRISNYLLWQSAYSELYFTPVLWPDFRKQHFFEAIIDYQNRERRFGKISEQLHPVS